From Penicillium digitatum chromosome 5, complete sequence, one genomic window encodes:
- a CDS encoding Cell cycle checkpoint protein Rad17, putative, translating to MDGRPPKRHCKSNDSKQEPRTKSTRKITPVIISDSSSPIEQTEPFALSSRPKPSSSRGTTPPARLPPSSPSPNKKTKFSPNLDSKSESLHSFFQPATEGQRWAPPQKTEKQSLPPVRETVDADLIEDDYDSYDEIFTLHLANERVATHPTAVSTSQMCQPAPKLRPMASAKPPRKTTKRFLLSTDPKNSITKGPLAAQTVGESDCRPWAQRFAPANLSELAVHKKKVSDVQHWLEDAFAGRRFERLLVLRGPAGSGKTTTVSLLSESMGYDIVEWKNPPASQFGAHDYQPMSAHFEEFLGRGDKFGGLDLENASEFDPQQDKKPRDHRILLIEEFPTVIGRASSTLTAFRASLQRYLAASANDHARGSYGMHHPPVVIIVSETLLGSASSISDNLTVHRLLGPTIYNHPGTTILDFNSIAPTFMHKALRSILDREAQNSRRVHIPGPGVIDSISDIGDIRSAISSLEFICLKGDDTGRWGGSVAKTKKGRGEVRLTAMEKESLKMITQREASLGMFHAVGKIVYNKRMDPSLIEGDAEILPPPPEYLRHYARPKASQVLVNDLVDETGTDISTFISALHENYIPSCDGDNFTDCLNDCIDALSDGDILSADRRSGQGGRAGIGTGIASIGSGVDVLRQEEMSFQVAARGLLFALPHPVKRRVGPGTGRSRAGDAYKMFYPASLRLWREAEEIDGLIDSWMNRSLDPFRHQHLSRNGSDLKGVSSWKSLQVGRSASANSGKKDTAPSVITMMPRHDLLLHQLPYLAAIRRQDPDCWQLDKITSIQANENLRNDEMDDMEESPAQSWMKQPSRNASKSQLPEEEEKLILSDDDIPLEISKECSMITSPRNEDTITPT from the exons ATGGACGGTCGTCCTCCTAAACGACACTGCAAATCTAACGATTCAAAGCAAGAGCCAAGAACTAAATCAACTCGAAAAATCACCCCGGTCATCATCTCAGATAGCTCCAGTCCCATTGAACAAACTGAACCCTTCGCCCTCTCCTCACGTCCAAAACCTTCCTCCTCGCGAGGCACAACACCGCCAGCCCGGCTCCCACCGTCCTCACCTTCTCCAAATAAAAAGACGAAATTCTCCCCAAATCTAGACTCAAAATCCGAGTCCCTGCACAGCTTCTTCCAACCCGCAACAGAGGGACAGCGATGGGCACCACCACAAAAGACGGAGAAGCAATCCCTCCCGCCGGTCAGGGAAACCGTCGACGCGGACCTAATTGAGGACGATTACGACTCCTACGATGAAATCTTCACACTGCATCTAGCTAATGAGCGAGTGGCAACCCATCCGACGGCCGTGAGCACCAGCCAGATGTGTCAGCCCGCGCCAAAACTAAGGCCAATGGCCTCAGCTAAACCCCCGCGGAAGACGACAAAACGATTCCTTCTATCTACAGACCCTAAAAATAGCATAACGAAGGGGCCATTGGCTGCACAAACTGTTGGTGAATCGGACTGTCGACCATGGGCCCAACGGTTCGCTCCGGCCAACCTGAGCGAATTAGCCGTTCATAAGAAAAAAGTCTCGGATGTACAGCATTGGCTGGAAGATGCTTTTGCTGGGAGGCGCTTTGAG AGGCTACTCGTCCTACGGGGTCCGGCAGGTAGTGGGAAAACGACCACTGTGTCCCTGCTCTCCGAGTCAATGGGTTACGACATTGTTGAGTGGAAGAACCCCCCTGCTTCACAATTTGGAGCTCACGATTATCAACCCATGAGTGCACACTTTGAAGAGTTTCTTGGGCGGGGTGATAAATTTGGAGGGCTTGACCTCGAAAATGCCAGCGAGTTCGATCCCCAGCAAGATAAGAAACCTCGGGACCACCGGATACTTCTCATAGAAGAGTTTCCAACTGTGATTGGCCGGGCATCTTCCACCCTCACGGCGTTTCGGGCGTCTCTGCAGCGATATTTGGCTGCCTCCGCGAATGATCATGCCCGGGGCAGTTATGGAATGCATCACCCGCCGGTCGTGATAATCGTGTCGGAGACGTTGTTGGGATCTGCATCCTCGATTTCAGATAACCTGACAGTTCACCGGTTGCTGGGGCCCACGATCTACAATCACCCCGGGACAACGATATTAGATTTCAATAGCATTGCGCCCACTTTTATGCACAAGGCATTACGATCCATTTTGGACAGAGAGGCACAGAACTCCAGGCGTGTTCATATCCCTGGGCCAGGTGTTATAGACAGCATCTCTGACATTGGCGATATCCGCAGCGCTATCTCCTCTCTCGAGTTCATTTGTCTCAAGGGGGACGACACGGGGAGATGGGGAGGTAGCGTGGCCAAAACAAAGAAGGGTAGAGGCGAGGTTCGCTTGACAGCGATGGAGAAAGAGTCTCTCAAGATGATAACTCAGAGAGAAGCGAGTCTGGGCATGTTCCACGCCGTTGGAAAGATCGTTTACAATAAACGCATGGACCCGAGTCTGATCGAGGGCGATGCCGAGATCCTTCCGCCGCCACCGGAATATCTGCGCCATTATGCCCGACCAAAAGCTTCGCAGGTATTGGTCAATGATTTGGTCGATGAGACCGGCACCGACATATCAACGTTCATCAGTGCTCTCCATGAGAACTACATCCCATCATGTGATGGGGATAATTTCACCGACTGCCTCAACGACTGCATAGACGCACTTTCGGATGGCGATATCCTCAGCGCCGACCGCCGATCAGGGCAAGGGGGACGGGCCGGAATAGGAACTGGAATCGCATCAATTGGCAGCGGCGTCGATGTGCTCCGGCAAGAGGAAATGAGTTTCCAAGTTGCGGCGCGTGGTCTTCTTTTTGCCCTTCCACACCCGGTCAAGAGACGGGTTGGCCCTGGAACTGGACGAAGCCGCGCGGGTGATGCCTACAAGATGTTCTACCCGGCATCCTTACGATTGTGGAGAGAGGCCGAGGAAATCGATGGACTGATCGATTCATGGATGAACCGATCACTCGATCCTTTTCGACACCAGCATCTTTCTCGAAATGGCTCTGACCTCAAGGGCGTCAGTTCCTGGAAAAGTCTCCAGGTGGGAAGGTCGGCATCAGCCAACTCAGGGAAGAAAGACACCGCTCCGAGTGTGATCACGATGATGCCCCGGCATGATCTACTGCTTCATCAATTACCCTATTTGGCTGCAATCCGGCGTCAGGACCCGGATTGTTGGCAGTTGGATAAGATCACCAGCATTCAGGCCAACGAGAATCTTCGTAATGATGAAATggatgacatggaggagtCTCCGGCACAGTCGTGGATGAAACAACCCAGCAGAAATGCTTCTAAATCTCAACTgcccgaagaggaagagaaattgATTCTTAGTGACGATGACATT CCCTTGGAAATTTCTAAAG AATGCTCAATGATTACGAGTCCTCGAAACGAGGACACGATAACTCCTACCTGA